The Streptomyces capitiformicae genome contains the following window.
GCCCTTGACCCAGTGACGATCAGAGTGCGCAGCTGTCGCTGTCCACCCGCTGGTTGGCTGCACGGCCCTTGGTGATGTCCTCCTGGACCTCGTCCACGGTGAGCGCGTAGCCCGTGTTCGGGTCGTCGAGGGACTTCGCGAAGACCACGCCGTAGACCTTGCCGTCGGGCGTGAGCAGCGGGCCGCCGGAGTTGCCCTGGCGGACGGTCGCGTAGAGCGAGTAGACATCGCGGCGGACCGTGCCGCGGTGGTAGATGTCCGGGCCGTTGGCCGTGATGCGGCCGCGCACGCGCGCGGGGCGGACGTCGTACGCGCCGTTCTCCGGGAAGCCCGCGACGATCGCGTCGTCGCTGCTGGCGGCGTCCTCGGTGGTGAACCGCAGCACGGGCGCGTTCAGGTCCGGCACGTCCAGTACGGCGATGTCACGCTCCCAGTCGTAGAGGACGACCGTGGCGTCGTACTTGCGGCCCTGGCCCCCTATCTGGACGGTCGGTTCGTCGACTCCGCCGACCACGTGGGCGTTGGTCATCACACGGCGCTCGCCGAAGACGAAGCCGGTGCCCTCCAGGACCTTGCCGCAGCTCTGGGCGGTGCCCATGACCTTGACGATGGACCGCTTGGCGCGCTGGGCGACCGGGCTGCCCGCGAGGGCGGGGTCGGGGGGCGCGACGTCGGTGATCTGCTCGTTCGAGAACGGGCTGAAGACCTGCGGGAAACCGTTCTGCGCGAGGACCGAGGAGAAGTCCGCGAACCAGGTGTCCGCCTGGTCGGGCAACGCCTGGGACACGCCGTGCAGCACCTTGGAGTTGCGCACCTCCTTGCCGAGTGTCGGCAGGGTGGTCCCCGCGAGCGCGGAACCGATGAGCCAGGCGACCAGCAGCATCGCCACGACGTTGACGAGGGCGCCGCCGGTGGCGTCCAGAGCGCGGGCCGGGGCCCAGCTGATGTACCTGCGCAGCTTGTTGCCGAGGTGAGTGGTCAGGGCCTGGCCGACGGAGGCGCAGACGATGACGATGACAACCGCGACGACGGCGGCGGCCGTGCTCACCTCCGAGTTGTCCGTCATCCAGTCCCAGATGACGGGCAGGGTGTAGACGGCGACGAGGCCGCCGCCGAGGAAGCCGATCACCGACAGGATGCCGACGACGAAGCCCTGTCGGAAGCCGACGATCGCGAACCACACGGCGGCGACCAGCAACAGGATGTCCAGCACGTTCACCGCTTCAAGCCTCGCCTCGTCACTTCGCGTTCACTCCAGGTCGGCCAGGGGTCCGGCCCGCCGCGTGACGACAGGGGATCACATCACTCCCCAAAAGACGCAGCACGGCAGACACCCTGTCATGAGCGCCAGTCGAGCGGGACCTGCTTGTCGCGGTCCCAAGGGCGCTCCC
Protein-coding sequences here:
- a CDS encoding MarP family serine protease; translated protein: MNVLDILLLVAAVWFAIVGFRQGFVVGILSVIGFLGGGLVAVYTLPVIWDWMTDNSEVSTAAAVVAVVIVIVCASVGQALTTHLGNKLRRYISWAPARALDATGGALVNVVAMLLVAWLIGSALAGTTLPTLGKEVRNSKVLHGVSQALPDQADTWFADFSSVLAQNGFPQVFSPFSNEQITDVAPPDPALAGSPVAQRAKRSIVKVMGTAQSCGKVLEGTGFVFGERRVMTNAHVVGGVDEPTVQIGGQGRKYDATVVLYDWERDIAVLDVPDLNAPVLRFTTEDAASSDDAIVAGFPENGAYDVRPARVRGRITANGPDIYHRGTVRRDVYSLYATVRQGNSGGPLLTPDGKVYGVVFAKSLDDPNTGYALTVDEVQEDITKGRAANQRVDSDSCAL